The genomic DNA GCATTTCTACGATTGCTTTGGCTTGAATTTCAGATAACTCAAAACGTTCAATTAACTTAGAGCGTGCTTCATCTGCATTAGATGATGCTCTAATTAGTGCAATTACTTCATCTATATTGTCTGATGCTATAATTAAACCTTCTAATATGTGTGCTCTTTCTTCGGCTTTACGTAATTCGTATTTTGTTCTTCTAACAACAACTTCATGTCTATGCTCTACAAAATAGTGAATAAGTTCTTTTAAGTTTAGTAATTGAGGCTTTCCATTTACTAAAGCTATATTATTTACACTAAATGAAGATTGTAATGCTGTGTATTTGTAAAGTTTATTTAATACAATATTTGGTATTGCATCTCTTTTTAAAACGTACACAATACGCATTCCGTTTCTATCAGATTCGTCTCTAATACTAGAAATACCTTCTAATTTTTTATCGTTTATTAAATCGGCAGTCTTTTTAATCATGTCTGCCTTATTAACTTGATAAGGTATTTCTGTTACAATAATACACTCTCTACCTTGAACTTCTTCAATGTTAGCATTCCCACGCATTACAATTCTACCACGACCTGTATGGAATGCTTCTTTCACACCATCATAACCGTATATAGTTCCTCCTGTAGGAAAATCTGGTGCTTTAATATGTTGCATTAACTCATCGATTTCAATTTCATGATTATCGATGTAAGCGATTGTACCATCTACAACTTCTGTTAAATTATGTGGTGGCATATTTGTAGCCATACCTACAGCGATACCAGATGCTCCGTTTACTAATAATCCAGGAATACGCGTTGGAAGTACTGTTGGTTCCTCTAAAGTATCATCAAAATTTAATTTGTGGTCTACTGTCTCTTTGTCAATATCTGCTAACATATCCTCAGATATCTTACGCATTCTTGCTTCTGTATAACGCATTGCTGCTGGACTATCTCCATCTACAGACCCAAAATTTCCTTGACCATCAACTAACATATATCGTAAGCTCCATTCTTGAGCCATACGAACCATTGCATCATAAACCGATGTATCACCATGTGGGTGATACTTACCTAAAACCTCACCAACTATTCTTGCAGACTTTTTATGCGCACTGCTTGCTCTAACACCCAGTTCATGCATACCGTAAAGTACACGTCTATGAACTGGCTTTAATCCATCTCTTACATCTGGTAAAGCACGTGACACAATGACTGACATTGAATAATCAATGTAAGCCGATTTCATTTCATCTTCAATATTAATCGGAATAAGTTTCTCTCCTTCTGCCATATATATTTAAGTTATTATTTATAGTAATTTCAAAACGTGCTAATATAATTATTTCATTAGTCATAGTAAGCCTTTAAGCGCTATTTTTTAACAGTATTTATTAACAATTTTAATATGGTTTTTCGTTAATAACTATCTTGTTAATTGTTTTGATTTTATAAACTTTTTTTTGTCTATTAGCATAGAATACCATGTCTTACATGAATTCATGAAATAAAAACCTTATTTTTCTTTCTAATTATTGTAGAAAAAGAAGCTAGAACTAACACTATACTTGCCTTTATTTACTTTTTTAAAAAAGAAAACACCTTTTTATTTTATTATAATTTTAACTTAATAATTAAGATGTCATATTATTTAAGGTATAGTTTTTGCCATTTATACTATGATTTATTAAATTTAATGACGAAAGGAACAACTATATGGATGATAATTTTTCACCAAGAGTAAAAGATGTAATTGCTTACAGTAAAGAAGAAGCTCTTCGTTTAGGTCACGATTTTATTGGAACCGAACACCTTATGCTTGGTTTATTAAGAGACGGAAACGGTAAAGCTATTAATATTCTAAATGCTTTAGATATAGATTTAAACCATTTAAGGCGAAAAGTAGAAATATTAAGTCCCGCTAACCCGAACGTTACTATTACCTCTAACGAAAAAAAGAACTTACACCTAACAAGGCAAGCAGAACGTGCTTTAAAAACAACATTTTTAGAAGCAAAACTTTTTCAAAGCACTTCTATAAACACAGCACATTTACTGCTTTGTATTTTAAGAAATGAAAACGATCCTACTACAAAACTTTTAAACAAGTTAAAAGTGGATTATGATAACGTAAAAGAACAATTCAAGTCTATGATAACAAGTGACGATAACTTTACAGATAATTCCGGAGAACCTAAAGCCGAATCTTTTCAAGATGATGCCCAAGGTAGTGACGGCAATGAATCTAAAGACATATTTAACACACCTAGTGGAAAAGGAAACAAAAAATCTAAAACTCCTGTTTTAGATAATTTTGGACGTGATTTAACAGCAATGGCCGAAGAAGGAAAACTTGATCCTGTGGTAGGTAGAGAAAAAGAAATTGAGCGTGTATCTCAAATTTTATCACGTAGAAAGAAAAACAACCCATTACTTATTGGTGAACCTGGTGTTGGTAAAAGTGCAATTGCTGAAGGCTTAGCAAACAGAATAGTTAAACGTAAAGTTTCTCGTATATTATTTAATAAACGTGTAGTGACTTTAGACTTAGCAAGCTTAGTCGCTGGAACAAAATACCGTGGTCAATTTGAAGAACGTATGAAAGCCGTTATGAACGAGCTTGAAAAAAATGATGATGTCATTTTGTTTATAGACGAAATTCACACCATAGTTGGTGCTGGTGGAGCAACAGGAAGTTTAGATGCATCAAACATGTTTAAACCTGCATTAGCAAGAGGCGAAATACAATGCATTGGCGCTACAACTTTAGATGAGTACAGACAATATATTGAAAAGGATGGCGCACTAGAACGTCGTTTTCAAAAAGTAATTGTAGAACCAACTACTGTAGAAGAAACAATCGAGATTTTAAATAACATTAAAGGTAAATACGAAGAACACCACAATGTTGATTACACAGATGCTGCAATAGAAGCTTGTGTAAAATTAACAAATAGGTACATGACAGAACGTTTTTTACCAGACAAAGCTATTGATGCGTTAGATGAAGCTGGCTCAAGAGTTCACATCACAAACATAGATGTACCAAAACAAATTATTGAATTAGAAAAAAAGCTTGAAGAAGTTAAAGCAACAAAAAATTCAGTAGTAAAAAAACAAAAATACGAAGAAGCAGCACGTTTACGTGATGACGAAAAACGTATTGAAAAAGAATTAGCTATTGCTCAAGAAAAATGGGAAGAAGATACTAAGCTTCATAAAGTTACAGTTACCGAAGACAACGTAGCAGATGTAATTTCTATGATGACTGGCGTACCAGTAAACCGTATAGCACAAACCGAAAGCAATAAATTAGCAGAATTACCAGAACTTATAAAAGGAAAAGTAATAGGTCAAGACGATGCAGTTGCAAAAGTAGTAAAAGCAATACAACGTAATCGTGCCGGGCTTAAAGACCCCAACAAACCAATTGGTTCATTTATATTTTTAGGTCAAACAGGAGTTGGTAAAACACAGTTAGCAAAAGTGCTTTCTCGTGAACTTTTTGATAGCGAAGAGTCACTTATTAGAATAGACATGAGTGAATACATGGAAAAATTTGCTATTTCTAGATTAGTTGGAGCGCCTCCAGGATACGTAGGATACGAAGAAGGCGGGCAATTAACCGAAAAAGTAAGACGTAAACCCTATGCAGTTGTGTTACTTGATGAAATAGAAAAAGCACATCCAGATGTTTTTAATATGTTATTACAAGTTTTAGATGATGGTTATTTAACAGATTCTTTAGGGCGTAAAATTGACTTTAGAAACACCATAATTATTATGACTTCTAATATTGGAGCGCGTAAATTAAAAGATTTTGGTACAGGAATTGGTTTTGGTACAGCATCACAAAAATCTCAAGAAGATGCTAACGCACGTGCTGTTATACAAAACGCATTAAAAAAATCTTTTGCACCAGAATTTTTAAATAGAATTGACGACGTTGTAGTTTTCAACGCATTAGAAAAAGAAGATATAAATAAAATTATAGATATAGAATTAGATAAATTATTAATACGTATTAAAGGTTTAGGTTACACGTTACAATTAACCGATACTGCAAAAAATTACATAGCAGATAAGGGTTTTGATAAACAATATGGAGCAAGACCATTAAAAAGAGCCATACAAAAATATGTAGAAGATGCTTTAGCTGAAGAAATTATAACTTCCTCTATTACAGATGGAGACATTATAAAAATGGATTTAGACGATAAAACCGATGAGATTAAAATAACAATCGAAAAAGCACAAAAATCCACAGAATCTTAAAAATATTTTCTAATTAACATTGTATAATCCTGCAAAAATTTTAATAGTTTTGCAGGATTATTTTTTAAAATGAATCTCCCTACAAATTCCCCAAATAAAAATATAGCATTACCTTTTGTTACACTTAGCTTTTATAATAATTATTTTATAGGCATATTTAAAGAAGGTGAATTAGTTACTATTGAAAAAAGTAACCTAATAAGCAGTTATGCTTTAGATTTTTTTAAAGACAAACCTTTTGTCTATATCTCTAACCGTGTAAACTCTTATGCTGTAAATCCAGAAATATATCCAGATATGCTTGGCATAAGTAATTTAGCTGGCTTTGCAGTAGTTTCAAAAAATGCAATGGCACTAAAAAATGCCAAATTCGAGAAAATGTTTTTTAAAAAACCTTTTGAAACCTTCAACACAATTGATGAAGCTATTGTATGGACAGATACACTAATTAAAGAGCATATTAGTAATAAAGCCATTTAAACATAGTTACAAACTTCACCTAATAAATCCTTTGTCAATAGATTTAAAGCAAATCTCTATACGAAGCATTACTAATTTTTAAACCTAAACGTTTTAAAATATTTCTTTAAATATTTAGCACATTTTAAGAAAACAAATCGTTTTCATCAATTATTAAATTTTGAATAAAATGTATTGAAGCAGCAATATCATCATGTAATACTTCGTCTTCTTCTATAAAAGGAACTTCGGTTCTATAAGCTTGTAAAAACGCCTCAATAAAATCGCTAGATTTTAAAGGACTTCTAAACGCTAACGCTTGAGAAGCATTCATTAATTCTATTGCCAAAATACGTTCTACATTATTTACTAAAGTAAAAGCTTGCGTTGCTGCATTTGCGCCCATACTAACATGATCTTCTTGCCCATTACTAGATACAATAGAATCTACAGAAGCTGGAGAAGCTAATTGCTTATTAGCACTTACAATACTTGCAGCAGTATATTGTGGTATCATAAATCCAGAATTTAAACCTGGATTATTTACTAAAAATGCTGGCAAACCTCGTAAACCAGATACGAGTTGAAACACACGACGTTCAGATATATTTCCTAATTCTGCCATAGCAATCTTTAAATAATCTAATGCTAAAGCTAATGGTTGACCGTGGAAATTTCCGCCAGAAATTATTTCATCTTCCTCAGAAAAAATATTTGGGTTATCGGTTACCGCATTTATTTCAGTTTTAAAAGTTTTAAGTACAAATGCTAAAGTATCTTTTGTTGCTCCATGAACTTGCGGTATACATCTAAAAGAATAAGGATCTTGAACATGTTGTTTTTCTTGAACAATTACTTCACTCCCATTTAAAAAGGTTCTAATTCTTTCAGCCGTTTTTAACTGTCCATTATGTGGTCTTACTAAATGTATTAATTCATTAAAAGGTTCTATTCTACCATCAAAAGCATCAATAGAAACACTACCTATTAAATCTGCCAAATAAGACAATTTATAGCTTTTTAATAATAAATAAACGCCATAAGCACTCATAAACTGTGTACCATTTAATAACGCTAAACCTTCTTTAGATTGTAGCTGTATTGGTTCCCAGTTAAACTCTTTAAGCAAATCTTCTCCAGTTACAATGTTTCCTTTATAATTAACTTTTCCTTTACCTATTAAAGGTAGAGACAAATGTGCTAAAGGCGCTAAATCACCAGATGCACCAAGAGATCCTTGTGTATAAATTACTGGTAAAATGTCATGATTAAAAAAAGCTATTAAACGCTCTACTGTTGCTAATTGGCTTCCAGAGTGTCCATAATTAAGCGACTGTATTTTTAATAGCAACATTAATTTCACAATCTCCTGCGGTACTTCTTCACCTGTACCACAAGCATGAGACATTACTAAATTTTCCTGAAGCTTAGTTAAATTATCTTTAGATATTTTTACATTATAAAGCGAACCAAAACCAGTATTAATTCCGTAAATAGGTTTTTCTTCTTCTTTAAGCTTATTGTCTAAATAAGACCTACAATTTTGAATGCGAGTTTTAGATTCTGGAGACAATTTCAAGGTTTTTCCTTGGGTAATAATCTCATTAATAGTTGTTAACTCTAAAACTTGGTTCGATATAAAATGAATATTGCTCATTAATTGGTGTAAATTTCTATCAAAAATGAAAAAACCAAGCGTATTATGCAAGTAATGTTAATAATTTATGAATTTAATGACATTGTTAATTGAATCTATTATTTTTGAATAAATCAAAATAAATTAAAAAAATGAAAAAACTATTAATATGTTTATCCATTCTTGCAATTGTAGCTTGTAAAGAAGAAGCGCCAAAAGACTATGTAACGCTTTCTGGTAAAATTGAAAATCAAAGCAGTGATTCTTTATTTGTTTACCAAGGAAGAGCATTCACAAAAACTATTAAAGTAAATGAAGATGGTACATTTACAGATACTTTAAAAGTAGCTCCTGGAATGTATGGCGTTTACGATGGTAACGAGTCTACAAGTGTATATCTTAAAAACGGTTACGATTTAAACTTAACTTTAGACACTAAGGAGTTTGATGAAAGTATTAAATTTTCTGGCGAAGGTGCAGAGGCTAACAATTATTTAGTTGAAAAAGCATTAATGCAAGAAAACCTAATTGAACCTAGTATTTTTGATCTTGAAGAAGCAGATTTTAATGCTAAAATTGTAGAGCTTGAAAATGAAATGAACGCTTTTTTAGAAAAAAATGCAACAGCTTTAGACTCTACTTTAATGGCTAATGAAAAAATGCAAATTAGCCAATTTAAACCAGGTATTACTGGCGCATATAAACAGCAACAAGCTAGAACAGCTCAGTTTGCATCTTATATTGGTAAGCCAGCACCAAATTTTAATTTTGAAAATGTAAAAGGTGGAAAAACAGCTTTAATAGATTTAAAAGGAAAATATGTTTATATAGATGTTTGGGCAACGTGGTGTGGACCTTGTATTAGAGAGATTCCAGATTTAAAGAAACTTGAAAAAGATTTTCACGATAATAATATTCAATTTGTAAGTTTATCTGTAGACGATGGTCGAGGATTTAAAGGTGATACAAAAGAGGAAAGAGCAGAATTAGCCTATGAAGGTTGGAAAAAAATGATTGCCGAAAAAGAATTAGGTGGTATTCAAGTTATTTCTGACAATGGATGGAAATCAGACTTTGTTCAAGAGTTTAAAATTAACGGTATCCCTCGTTTTATTTTAATTGATCCAGCAGGAAATATTGTAAATGCAGATGCACCAAGACCTTCAAGCCCTAAACTTAGAGAGGTTTTAAATAATTTAGAAAACATCTAATTTTTTTTTTTTAAAAAATAAAATATCTTTTATAAAAAAACACCGAATATAACATTCGGTGTTTTTTTTATTTCAATATAATTAATTACTTCTTGTTTTTTGAGTCTGCTTCTTCTACTTGTGGTTGTTCTGGTTGTTTAAACAAATCTAAATATGCTTTAGATATTCCAGAAATAACATCACTTGCTATTAAACTTTGGTAACCAAATTGCTCTAGTAAAACATCAGCACTTTTACCGTGTAGGTATACCCCAAACAATGTAGCTTGTAAAGCATCATAACCTTGCGAAATTAAACCAGTAATTACTCCTGTTAAAACATCTCCTGTTCCTGCTGTAGCTAATCCTGGATTTCCAGTTGCGTTTACAAAGTACTTATTATTAAATACTGTAATTGTATTAGAACCTTTAATTACTACTATT from Lacinutrix sp. 5H-3-7-4 includes the following:
- the gyrA gene encoding DNA gyrase subunit A, with protein sequence MAEGEKLIPINIEDEMKSAYIDYSMSVIVSRALPDVRDGLKPVHRRVLYGMHELGVRASSAHKKSARIVGEVLGKYHPHGDTSVYDAMVRMAQEWSLRYMLVDGQGNFGSVDGDSPAAMRYTEARMRKISEDMLADIDKETVDHKLNFDDTLEEPTVLPTRIPGLLVNGASGIAVGMATNMPPHNLTEVVDGTIAYIDNHEIEIDELMQHIKAPDFPTGGTIYGYDGVKEAFHTGRGRIVMRGNANIEEVQGRECIIVTEIPYQVNKADMIKKTADLINDKKLEGISSIRDESDRNGMRIVYVLKRDAIPNIVLNKLYKYTALQSSFSVNNIALVNGKPQLLNLKELIHYFVEHRHEVVVRRTKYELRKAEERAHILEGLIIASDNIDEVIALIRASSNADEARSKLIERFELSEIQAKAIVEMRLRQLTGLEQDKLRAEYEELMKTIEDLKDILDKKDRRMSIIKEELQLVRDKYGDERRSKIEYAGGDLSIEDMIPDEKVVITISHAGYIKRTSLTEYKTQNRGGVGQKASTTRNEDFLEHLFVGTNHQYMLFFTQKGKCFWMRVYEIPEGSKTSKGRAIQNLINIEQDDKVMAFICTQDLKDEEYVNNHYVIMATKKGQVKKTSLEQYSRPRTNGINAITIKEDDVLLEAKLTTGESQVMLALKSGKAIRFEEAKTRPMGRGASGVRGIRLQDEKTDEVIGMIAVNDMDSNILVVSENGYGKRSSLEDYRITNRGGKGVKTISITEKTGNLVSIKNVTDEDDLMIINKSGIAIRMAVADLRVMGRATQGVKLINLKGKDSIAAVAKVMHEEEEVVDETIEGVENTNEEDNGTTLASNEEE
- the hutH gene encoding histidine ammonia-lyase; the encoded protein is MSNIHFISNQVLELTTINEIITQGKTLKLSPESKTRIQNCRSYLDNKLKEEEKPIYGINTGFGSLYNVKISKDNLTKLQENLVMSHACGTGEEVPQEIVKLMLLLKIQSLNYGHSGSQLATVERLIAFFNHDILPVIYTQGSLGASGDLAPLAHLSLPLIGKGKVNYKGNIVTGEDLLKEFNWEPIQLQSKEGLALLNGTQFMSAYGVYLLLKSYKLSYLADLIGSVSIDAFDGRIEPFNELIHLVRPHNGQLKTAERIRTFLNGSEVIVQEKQHVQDPYSFRCIPQVHGATKDTLAFVLKTFKTEINAVTDNPNIFSEEDEIISGGNFHGQPLALALDYLKIAMAELGNISERRVFQLVSGLRGLPAFLVNNPGLNSGFMIPQYTAASIVSANKQLASPASVDSIVSSNGQEDHVSMGANAATQAFTLVNNVERILAIELMNASQALAFRSPLKSSDFIEAFLQAYRTEVPFIEEDEVLHDDIAASIHFIQNLIIDENDLFS
- a CDS encoding ATP-dependent Clp protease ATP-binding subunit produces the protein MDDNFSPRVKDVIAYSKEEALRLGHDFIGTEHLMLGLLRDGNGKAINILNALDIDLNHLRRKVEILSPANPNVTITSNEKKNLHLTRQAERALKTTFLEAKLFQSTSINTAHLLLCILRNENDPTTKLLNKLKVDYDNVKEQFKSMITSDDNFTDNSGEPKAESFQDDAQGSDGNESKDIFNTPSGKGNKKSKTPVLDNFGRDLTAMAEEGKLDPVVGREKEIERVSQILSRRKKNNPLLIGEPGVGKSAIAEGLANRIVKRKVSRILFNKRVVTLDLASLVAGTKYRGQFEERMKAVMNELEKNDDVILFIDEIHTIVGAGGATGSLDASNMFKPALARGEIQCIGATTLDEYRQYIEKDGALERRFQKVIVEPTTVEETIEILNNIKGKYEEHHNVDYTDAAIEACVKLTNRYMTERFLPDKAIDALDEAGSRVHITNIDVPKQIIELEKKLEEVKATKNSVVKKQKYEEAARLRDDEKRIEKELAIAQEKWEEDTKLHKVTVTEDNVADVISMMTGVPVNRIAQTESNKLAELPELIKGKVIGQDDAVAKVVKAIQRNRAGLKDPNKPIGSFIFLGQTGVGKTQLAKVLSRELFDSEESLIRIDMSEYMEKFAISRLVGAPPGYVGYEEGGQLTEKVRRKPYAVVLLDEIEKAHPDVFNMLLQVLDDGYLTDSLGRKIDFRNTIIIMTSNIGARKLKDFGTGIGFGTASQKSQEDANARAVIQNALKKSFAPEFLNRIDDVVVFNALEKEDINKIIDIELDKLLIRIKGLGYTLQLTDTAKNYIADKGFDKQYGARPLKRAIQKYVEDALAEEIITSSITDGDIIKMDLDDKTDEIKITIEKAQKSTES
- a CDS encoding TlpA disulfide reductase family protein, encoding MKKLLICLSILAIVACKEEAPKDYVTLSGKIENQSSDSLFVYQGRAFTKTIKVNEDGTFTDTLKVAPGMYGVYDGNESTSVYLKNGYDLNLTLDTKEFDESIKFSGEGAEANNYLVEKALMQENLIEPSIFDLEEADFNAKIVELENEMNAFLEKNATALDSTLMANEKMQISQFKPGITGAYKQQQARTAQFASYIGKPAPNFNFENVKGGKTALIDLKGKYVYIDVWATWCGPCIREIPDLKKLEKDFHDNNIQFVSLSVDDGRGFKGDTKEERAELAYEGWKKMIAEKELGGIQVISDNGWKSDFVQEFKINGIPRFILIDPAGNIVNADAPRPSSPKLREVLNNLENI